The DNA segment CAACACTGTGGTTTACACTAAGCTACTGCAGAATGCaacacacattcaacacacaTATCAACCAAAAGGTCTGTGAGGTCAGAATGAGAGCATTGACATGTGACATGTAGGTGGTGATACTTCTTGTTTTCTCCTGTTGATAGGTCATAGTCATCTTTTTTAAGGAACTAAGATTAACTTTCACCCCACACAAGAATGCCTACACATGAAACTGCTGGTAAATCCCCAAAGGTGGACGTCATTGTTAAGTCCCGGTCTTTCCGGTCGACGCTGCTCAGCTCTATAAATATGGAAGCTGATGGAGTGGAGGACAACACAGTTTAACGGCTCAACTCGGACGTTCACCTCGTACTACACTGTGAAGAGAACACACACGTTTCAAGATGGCTGCTGCTCGTCTGTGTCTGTCGGtgctggtgctgatgctggCTGCCATTACTCTGAGCGAAGGTAAGGACGAGCTTAATTGATAACACTGTGTTCGATCACTGAGTGAGCGAGATGTGAATAACTGTACTCTTCTTTAAAATGCTACAACTGCAGTCATCTATGATTCAGTCTGTTTCATTATTTGACTGATGTGTATTGGAAGTGAATCTGTCAGCAGTACTGGTAAAAAAATACtagttttaaaatagaaatgaaacagGGAAACAAATACCATCCCATAAGAaggaagtaaataaaaaaatatgattatcTATTTTTACTTGTAGCATAGTTATTATATGATCATATTTTAAAGCTTCCTCCACACTCAGCCATGCTCAGCTTCACATGGTAGTTTGACAGCTCCCTCGTGGCTCTGGTTGTGAGTTTCAGGACATTCACGGATCAGTATTTTGAAACAAACACTGCATTGAATGACTGTGTGCAGCTAAATGAGATCTctgttgagctgctttcagacatgcactgaactccggagataCTCCGAACTTTCACCGCAGGGGATGCAAGTGTGaacaaaaaatgtcagagtgagagcctctggagtttctgaGGACTTTCTCCTTGTTGCCCTCCAGTATAAAGTCCGCAGAGAGTCCAGATGTTTCTCacatgtaacagatgcaaaaaatcaaagaaaaccaatatctcaagatgaaaaagcCATACGAGTAGAACACGAAGATGTCAAAAGATTTTGctgtgataagagctgacgccagtgttgatgtccacaaaaacatgtgatctctgtaGTAGTATAAAACAGAACATCCTgcctgcaccacccctcacctgaatcctccaAAAGATTTGTTGCTgatgtgaacgcgtctgagtggagaatctctcAAGCTAAGCTCTGCTTAGCCCATTTTGGccttattgtttttgtctctgctgcttcactgttcAGAGTCATTCTCCACATTTGCCTCAGCCTCGTTTCTagcagcagcaggctgctgTCTTTGAGGAAAGAGATTCAGATAAACTGACTGACTAACTGCCaggcaccaaacagcagacaggcTAACAGAATAGAGTTGCTGTGGACcaaatcagaggagaaacaagtgtgaatattggacttaaaTGCATACAAATGACTCCAAATGAAGGCTAATGTCGCAATGTGtctgctgaatgtgtgaatATACAACTGTTTGCCAACACATTAGCCATACCAACTATTTTTATCTAGTTCTGCTGCTCCTTGGTGGTCAGGCTTCAGCACTTCATACACTAGTTGTATCAGAGAAGATCTgctctaaaatatatataaaaatgtcaaaaaaaaccAATGTTCTTTCCTAAACAGAACAAGACCTTATTTCATCTACACAGCAGAGTTACATACGTCAAAGAGCTTTTCAATATCACAATGGAACAACTGAGCAGTGACACACTTTCCACactgataaaaataaagtcattagGTTTGGTGTCACGTTGGCCAACAGGAAACTAAAAAGGGAACAAAAGGAGGAACGAACAGGCAATGTTTGTGAGATTGTTGTAAGTTGGTTAGTTGTTTGTTCATAGATGACTGTTTGCAGGTCTGCGTGGTTCTGGCCCAAAGAAGTGCTGCTTTCGTTTCATCAAGAACCAGCCTGAGGGCCACGTGATCGGCTACAGGAAGACTAGCCAGCGGTGTCCCAACCCAGCCGTCTTgtaaggagaaagaaaaatggagcATTAACATTATTGCACCTAAACATGAATGCACCAAACCTGACTGTGTTGTTggtctgtatgtttgtgtgagtcagGTTGGAGACAGAGAACGGTCGTGAGCTGTGTGCCAAACCATCAGCCGCATGGGTGAAAGAGACCATCAACAACCTGAACGCCAAATCCAAGCCAGGAGAGGCGTCCAacctgtaaccatggcaaccaatCCCACCACAAGAGTCTTCTGTGAACAAAACCTTGATGTAATTTGATGCTGCAACTTTTCAAACCTTAACTTTTAAACTAAGAGATGTTTTATCCATTTATAGTATGTCGCTATCTCCACCATGAGGTCTTAACTACATGCCAACGGTATATACTTCTAATATTATATTACATAGTCTTGATAAAATATGCTAGGATGAGCTATACATAGAATGTAAACATAACATGTTACACTGTGATCTACTGTTGTCGTTTGAACGGAGTCACACAAAGTCCATTCACTTTGAA comes from the Hippoglossus stenolepis isolate QCI-W04-F060 chromosome 5, HSTE1.2, whole genome shotgun sequence genome and includes:
- the LOC118109008 gene encoding C-C motif chemokine 4, with translation MAAARLCLSVLVLMLAAITLSEGLRGSGPKKCCFRFIKNQPEGHVIGYRKTSQRCPNPAVLLETENGRELCAKPSAAWVKETINNLNAKSKPGEASNL